A genomic region of Haliotis asinina isolate JCU_RB_2024 chromosome 1, JCU_Hal_asi_v2, whole genome shotgun sequence contains the following coding sequences:
- the LOC137293393 gene encoding voltage-gated hydrogen channel 1-like isoform X1 yields MGDKEQGGKVQMDGFHKLQDDLEKVIEKDDSGSSVTDSDEVSRSEPRSAREKILHVLQTNKFQIGVICLVILDCFLVIIELLLDLRVFELPDHENHIAPKILHYMSLSILSIFLVEIGVRLYALRLDFFKHKLELFDAVVVIVSFILDIIYRNAEGAANGLGLLIVLRLWRVTRVLNGIVMSVKRQSEKRLERERRLRTACEQELAKYRQYCSSQEREIELLQGILRKHGIEYIEKSQKPPAVSTIDVVAEVNQSSDKTHDDAKADKDGDRTNDVGT; encoded by the exons ATGGGTGATAAAGAACAAGGTGGCAAG GTTCAGATGGATGGCTTCCATAAGCTACAGGATGACCTTGAAAAGGTTATCGAGAAGGACGACAGTGGAAGTTCCGTCACTGATTCAGATGAGGTTTCTCGATCTGAACCTCGCTCAGCTCGAGAAAAGATCCTCCATGTGCTGCAGACCAACAAATTTCAGATCGGTGTCATCTGTCTGGTCATTCTAGACTGCTTCCTTGTAATCATTGAACTTTTGTTGGACCTTCGAGTCTTTGAGCTTCCAGATCATGAAAATCACATCGCACCCAAAATTCTGCATTACATGAGTCTGTCCATCTTGAGTATATTCCTGGTGGAAATTGGAGTGCGGTTATATGCCCTGCGCCTCGATTTCTTCAAACACAAGCTGGAGCTGTTTGATGCAGTGGTTGTCATAGTTTCGTTTatcctggacatcatctacCGCAATGCCGAAGGAGCAGCCAATGGCCTTGGACTTCTCATAGTGCTCAGACTGTGGCGGGTTACACGCGTGCTGAATG GAATAGTCATGTCTGTAAAGAGGCAATCAGAGAAACGCCTGGAGAGAGAGCGCCGTCTCCGTACTGCCTGTGAACAAGAACTGGCAAAATATCGCCAATATTGCTCTTCTCAGGAGCGTGAGATTGAACTTCTGCAAGGCATATTGAGGAAACATGGGATAGAGTACATcgaaaaatcacaaaaacctccCGCTGTCAGCACCATCGATGTCGTTGCGGAAGTCAATCAGTCGTCAGATAAAACCCACGATGATGCCAAAGCTGATAAGGATGGGGACAGAACAAATGATGTTGGAACATAA
- the LOC137293393 gene encoding voltage-gated hydrogen channel 1-like isoform X2: MKVQMDGFHKLQDDLEKVIEKDDSGSSVTDSDEVSRSEPRSAREKILHVLQTNKFQIGVICLVILDCFLVIIELLLDLRVFELPDHENHIAPKILHYMSLSILSIFLVEIGVRLYALRLDFFKHKLELFDAVVVIVSFILDIIYRNAEGAANGLGLLIVLRLWRVTRVLNGIVMSVKRQSEKRLERERRLRTACEQELAKYRQYCSSQEREIELLQGILRKHGIEYIEKSQKPPAVSTIDVVAEVNQSSDKTHDDAKADKDGDRTNDVGT, encoded by the exons ATGAAG GTTCAGATGGATGGCTTCCATAAGCTACAGGATGACCTTGAAAAGGTTATCGAGAAGGACGACAGTGGAAGTTCCGTCACTGATTCAGATGAGGTTTCTCGATCTGAACCTCGCTCAGCTCGAGAAAAGATCCTCCATGTGCTGCAGACCAACAAATTTCAGATCGGTGTCATCTGTCTGGTCATTCTAGACTGCTTCCTTGTAATCATTGAACTTTTGTTGGACCTTCGAGTCTTTGAGCTTCCAGATCATGAAAATCACATCGCACCCAAAATTCTGCATTACATGAGTCTGTCCATCTTGAGTATATTCCTGGTGGAAATTGGAGTGCGGTTATATGCCCTGCGCCTCGATTTCTTCAAACACAAGCTGGAGCTGTTTGATGCAGTGGTTGTCATAGTTTCGTTTatcctggacatcatctacCGCAATGCCGAAGGAGCAGCCAATGGCCTTGGACTTCTCATAGTGCTCAGACTGTGGCGGGTTACACGCGTGCTGAATG GAATAGTCATGTCTGTAAAGAGGCAATCAGAGAAACGCCTGGAGAGAGAGCGCCGTCTCCGTACTGCCTGTGAACAAGAACTGGCAAAATATCGCCAATATTGCTCTTCTCAGGAGCGTGAGATTGAACTTCTGCAAGGCATATTGAGGAAACATGGGATAGAGTACATcgaaaaatcacaaaaacctccCGCTGTCAGCACCATCGATGTCGTTGCGGAAGTCAATCAGTCGTCAGATAAAACCCACGATGATGCCAAAGCTGATAAGGATGGGGACAGAACAAATGATGTTGGAACATAA
- the LOC137280119 gene encoding PRKR-interacting protein 1 homolog codes for MESKSEDKSVVIAKTPSELQRMRLDKLMKNPTKEVIIPDKSKDWNPRGPQEFIRNVWGSSAGAGSGDFHVYRGVRRREYARQKFITEKAKKDKKDLDYQKRVEDNKRAADDRTAKKRAKRLKKKAKQKTKKAKQEEKKAESDESEEESDEEKDAAENGQPEVGVGKEDSDEDVKR; via the exons ATGGAGTCCAAGAGTGAGGATAAGTCCGTTGTCATTGCAAAGACGCCGTCAGAACTTCAAAGAATGAGACTAGATAAACTCATGAAAAATCCA ACAAAAGAAGTCATCATCCCTGATAAATCAAAAGACTGGAATCCTCGAGGGCCACAAGAATTCATCAGAAATGTTTGGG GGTCTAGTGCTGGAGCTGGCAGTGGGGACTTCCATGTCTACCGTGGTGTGAGGAGAAGGGAGTACGCTAGACAGAAGTTCATCACAGAGAAGGCTAAGAAG GACAAGAAGGACTTGGATTATCAGAAGAGGGTGGAGGATAACAAGAGGGCTGCTGATGACAGGACAGCCAAAAAGAGAGCAAAGAG GCTGAAAAAGAAGGCAAAACAAAAGACCAAGAAAGCAAAACAGGAAGAGAAGAAAG CTGAGTCTGATGAATCCGAGGAGGAGAGTGACGAAGAGAAGGATGCAGCTGAGAATGGACAACCCGAGGTTGGAGTAGGAAAAGAAGACAGTGATGAAGACGTGAAGAGGTGA